One window of the Salvia miltiorrhiza cultivar Shanhuang (shh) chromosome 6, IMPLAD_Smil_shh, whole genome shotgun sequence genome contains the following:
- the LOC130989964 gene encoding TOM1-like protein 5 has translation MASELVNAATSDKLNEMDWTKNIEICEQVAHDHRLAKDVVKAIKKRLGSKHSNTQLYAIMLLEMLINNIGEPIHKQVIDTGVLPILVKIVKKKSDLPVREKVFLLLDAAQTSVGGASGRFPQYYSSYYELVSAGVQFPQRPPDNPKPHATPHVDKPPTPPNKEPAAPQFEINAPQAQAQAHGVPESSILQKAGTALEVLRDVLDTIHTQHPEGAKDEFTLDLVEQCSFQKQRVMHLAITSRDEKVVTRAVELNEELERVLRRHDSLLADRIMSSTTPIGHEEEEEEEEAEQLFRRIRKGKACVRPEDEDYKIDRPLGLMGLPVHGEMLHRPLIRPLTVERQQEPTQRPNMEPKAETIRPLPLAVNPDINLGRPAVAIPPPPAKHVEREKFFQENKTDGSALNGHIRSLSLHSRNASSSHSGSTDFSD, from the exons ATGGCATCTGAACTCGTAAATGCCGCAACAAGCGACAAACTTAATGAAATGGACTGGACAAAAAACATTGAGATTTGTGAACAAGTCGCACATGATCACAG ATTAGCTAAAGATGTTGTCAAAGCTATCAAGAAACGACTGGGGAGCAAACACTCTAACACTCAACTCTACGCCATAATG CTGCTGGAGATGTTGATAAACAATATCGGCGAACCTATACATAAGCAAGTTATAGATACAGGAGTTCTCCCCATACTTGTGAAGATAGTTAAGAAAAAG TCGGACCTTCCAGTACGAGAAAAGGTATTTCTGCTATTAGACGCAGCTCAGACATCTGTTGGTGGTGCTTCTGGGAGATTTCCTCAATATTATTCATCATATTATGAATTGGTG AGTGCAGGAGTGCAATTTCCTCAGAGGCCACCCGATAACCCAAAACCTCATGCTACCCCACATGTCGATAAGCCGCCTACTCCACCTAACAAGGAGCCTGCTGCTCCTCAATTTGAAATAAATGCTCCACAAGCACAAGCACAAGCCCATGGTGTTCCAGAATCAAG TATTCTCCAGAAAGCTGGAACCGCATTGGAGGTATTGAGGGATGTCCTTGACACTATTCATACACAACACCCCGAG GGAGCAAAGGATGAGTTTACACTAGATCTTGTGGAACAATGTTCATTCCAAAAGCAACGAGTAATGCACCTGGCAATTACTTCCCG AGATGAAAAAGTTGTTACACGAGCAGTTGAGCTTAATGAGGAGCTTGAAAGAGTGTTGCGGAGGCATGATTCTCTTCTAGCTGACAGAATTATGTCTAGTACAACTCCCATTGGACAcgaagaagaggaggaggaggaagaggctGAACAACTTTTTCGGCG GATAAGGAAAGGAAAAGCTTGTGTGCGACCCGAAGATGAAGATTACAAGATAGATCGACCACTAGGACTGATGGGGCTCCCTGTTCATGGGGAAATGTTACATCGCCCACTCATAAGGCCCCTAACTGTGGAGCGTCAGCAGGAACCTACACAGCGGCCCAATATGGAGCCTAAGGCAGAAACCATTAGGCCATTGCCTCTGGCAGTGAATCCGGATATAAATCTAGGAAGACCGGCAGTAGCAATCCCTCCACCGCCTGCTAAACACGTCGAGCGTGAAAAGTTCTTTCAGGAGAATAAGACAGATGGATCAGCTCTTAATGGCCACATAAGAAGCCTCTCATTACACAGTAGAAATGCCAGTAGTTCACACAGTGGGAGCACAGATTTTAGCGACTGA
- the LOC130989962 gene encoding LOW QUALITY PROTEIN: ferrochelatase-2, chloroplastic (The sequence of the model RefSeq protein was modified relative to this genomic sequence to represent the inferred CDS: deleted 1 base in 1 codon): protein MSQSSMNIRIQAPSPSLLLPRAKVCYVLPFSQLETFSNPNLLKTSIVARCPLGWSKTSSVLAEQSIKHSTRSGALVTSGSQETSTPALVGNEKIGVLLLNLGGPETLDDVQPFLFNLFADPDIIRLPRLFRFLQKPLAQFISVARSRKSREGYASIGGGSPLRRITDAQAEELRKALCDKNVPAKVYVGMRYWHPFTEEAIEQIKRDGISKLVVLPLYPQFSISTSGSSLRLLESIFREDEYLVNMQHTVIPSWYQREGYIKAMADLIQKELGNFDCSEEVMIFFSAHGVPLAYVEEAGDPYKAEMEECVDLIMEELEKRRVNNAYTLAYQSRVGPVEWLKPYTDDTIIELGQKGVKSLLAVPISFVSEHIETLEEMDVEYKELALKSGIEKWGRVPALGCEPTFISDLADAVIESLPYVGAMAVSNLEARQSLVPLGSVEELLAAYDSQRRELPAPVVVWEWGWTKSAETWNGRAAMLAVLVLLVLEVTTGQGFLHQWGILPLSR, encoded by the exons ATGAGCCAATCCTCCATGAATATACGAATTCAagctccttctccttctct ACTACTGCCACGAGCCAAAGTCTGCTATGTGCTACCATTTTCTCAGTTAGAAACTTTTTCCAATCCTAATCTTTTAAAGACATCCATAGTTGCAAGATGCCCCTTGGGGTGGTCCAAGACATCTTCTGTACTTGCAGAGCAATCGATCAAGCATTCAACACGATCAGGAGCCCTGGTTACCTCTGGCTCTCAAGAAACGTCCACCCCTGCCCTAGTTGGTAATGAAAAGATTGGAGTTTTATTGCTTAACCTTGGAGGTCCTGAGACTCTAGACGATGTACAGCCGTTCCTGTTTAATCTTTTTGCAGATCCA GATATCATTCGACTGCCAAGATTATTTCGCTTTCTTCAGAAGCCCTTGGCACAATTTATATCGGTTGCTAGATCACGGAAGAGCAGAGAAGGATATGCTTCAATTGGTGGTGGTTCTCCACTGCGTCGTATCACTGATGCTCAG GCTGAGGAGTTGAGAAAGGCACTGTGTGACAAGAATGTCCCTGCAAAAGTGTATGTTGGTATGCGCTACTGGCATCCGTTCACTGAAGAAGCTATTGAACAG ATAAAGCGGGAC GGAATTTCAAAGCTTGTTGTGCTTCCACTCTACCCGCAATTCTCAATCTCTACTAGTGGTTCAAGTCTTCGGCTTCTGGAGAGTATATTCAG GGAGGATGAGTATCTAGTCAACATGCAGCATACTGTAATTCCTTCCTGGTACCAGCGAGAAGGATATATAAAAGCTATGGCAGATTTGATTCAAAAGGAGTTGGGAAACTTTGATTGCTCTGAAGAG GTGATGATTTTCTTTAGTGCACATGGGGTACCACTTGCATATGTAGAGGAAGCTGGTGATCCATACAAAGCTGAGATGGAGGAATGTGTTGACTTGATCATGGAAGAACTAGAAAAAAGAAGGGTAAATAATGCATATACCCTTGCCTATCAG AGTAGAGTTGGACCCGTTGAATGGTTGAAACCCTACACAGATGATACAATCATTGAACTTGGACAAAAAGGAGTGAAAAGTCTTCTAGCTGTCCCAATTAG TTTTGTCAGTGAACATATTGAAACCTTGGAGGAAATGGATGTTGAATACAAAGAATTGGCTCTAAAATCTGGCATAGAAAAGTGGGGACGAGTTCCTGCTCTTGGTTGCGAGCCTACTTTTATTTCAGATTTGGCTGATGCTGTAATAGAAAGCCTTCCATATGTTGGAGCGATGGCCGTCTCAAATCTCGAAGCTCGACAg TCTTTAGTCCCACTCGGCAGTGTAGAGGAGCTATTGGCAGCATATGATTCACAACGCAGGGAGCTTCCCGCTCCTGTAGTAGTTTGGGAATGGGGTTGGACAAAAAGTGCTGAAACATGGAACGGAAGAGCAGCCATGTTGGCAGTTCTTGTTCTACTGGTGCTCGAGGTGACCACTGGTCAAGGTTTTCTTCACCAATGGGGTATATTGCCCTTGTCTCGGTGA